A region of Methyloversatilis discipulorum DNA encodes the following proteins:
- a CDS encoding HigA family addiction module antitoxin: MSAATSLAARAAAADMPTASSSESRLVVHPLRPGLSPLQRVPAGIPVRAPWHPGRFLSRNFLEPLGMSQSEAARALGMSRRRLHEIVHGQRAMTPDTAIRCALLFGTDAAFWLALQSAWDSFHAWKALRAAPHATLPRGAH, encoded by the coding sequence ATGTCCGCCGCCACCTCGCTCGCAGCACGCGCCGCAGCGGCGGACATGCCCACCGCCTCCTCAAGCGAAAGCAGGCTCGTTGTGCACCCCTTGCGTCCCGGACTGTCACCGCTGCAACGCGTACCCGCCGGCATCCCGGTGCGTGCGCCGTGGCATCCGGGACGATTTCTTTCGCGCAATTTCCTCGAACCGCTCGGCATGTCGCAGAGCGAAGCTGCTCGCGCGCTCGGCATGTCGCGCCGCCGTCTGCACGAGATCGTGCACGGCCAGCGCGCGATGACGCCCGACACCGCCATCCGCTGCGCACTGCTGTTCGGCACCGACGCCGCCTTCTGGCTGGCGCTGCAGTCCGCCTGGGACAGCTTCCACGCCTGGAAGGCGCTGCGCGCCGCTCCTCACGCCACGCTTCCGCGCGGCGCTCACTGA
- the hypB gene encoding hydrogenase nickel incorporation protein HypB, which translates to MCVVCGCAGDGSQVTMEGHGHAHPPSPYSPAARRVKPGAPAIRRTDAVQAEASHVAVDPTSGDLHFGAGAAKVSVPGMSQARAIRLETDILGENDRVAAQNRAHFAAHGVTALNFVSSPGSGKTTLLCATIEALKTRAPGLPVAVIEGDQQTSFDADRIRATGAPALQVNTGKGCHLDAPMVAEAFARLHRHDHERSLLFIENVGNLVCPAMWDLGEAAKVAILSVTEGEDKPLKYPDMFAASTLMLLNKIDLLPYLNFDVERCIDFARRVNPAIEVIRVSATTGEGMGDWLTWIEARLKADAVAGLSAGIDDVVRSTAS; encoded by the coding sequence ATGTGCGTAGTGTGTGGATGTGCCGGTGACGGCAGCCAGGTGACGATGGAGGGGCATGGGCACGCCCATCCGCCCAGCCCCTATTCACCCGCGGCGCGCCGGGTGAAGCCCGGTGCGCCGGCGATCCGCCGGACGGACGCGGTACAGGCCGAGGCCTCGCACGTCGCGGTCGACCCGACCAGCGGCGACCTGCATTTCGGCGCCGGCGCGGCGAAGGTATCGGTGCCCGGCATGAGTCAGGCGCGCGCGATACGGCTCGAAACGGACATCCTCGGCGAGAACGACCGCGTGGCCGCGCAGAACCGCGCGCACTTCGCCGCGCACGGCGTGACCGCGCTGAATTTCGTGTCCAGCCCCGGCTCCGGCAAGACCACGCTGCTGTGCGCCACCATCGAGGCACTGAAGACGCGGGCGCCCGGACTGCCGGTGGCGGTGATCGAGGGCGACCAGCAGACCTCTTTCGACGCCGACCGCATCCGTGCCACCGGCGCGCCGGCGCTGCAGGTGAATACCGGCAAGGGCTGTCACCTCGACGCACCGATGGTGGCCGAAGCCTTCGCCCGCCTGCACCGGCACGATCACGAACGCAGCCTGCTGTTCATCGAGAACGTCGGCAACCTCGTCTGCCCGGCTATGTGGGATCTGGGCGAAGCGGCCAAGGTGGCCATCCTGTCGGTGACCGAGGGCGAGGACAAGCCGCTCAAGTACCCGGACATGTTCGCCGCCAGCACGCTGATGCTGTTGAACAAGATCGACCTGCTGCCCTACCTGAACTTCGACGTCGAGCGCTGCATCGACTTCGCGCGGCGCGTCAATCCGGCCATCGAGGTGATCCGCGTGTCGGCCACCACCGGCGAAGGCATGGGCGACTGGCTGACCTGGATCGAAGCGCGACTGAAGGCCGACGCCGTGGCCGGTCTGAGTGCCGGCATCGACGACGTCGTGCGGAGCACCGCGTCATGA
- a CDS encoding rubredoxin yields the protein MPANARFEGSYLGDAGKLPDNAKLECKICWWVYDPQQGDPVWQIAPGTAFADLPPHWRCPQCDGDADQFMVID from the coding sequence ATGCCGGCGAACGCGCGCTTCGAAGGCAGCTATCTCGGCGATGCCGGCAAGTTGCCGGACAATGCGAAGCTCGAATGCAAGATCTGCTGGTGGGTGTACGACCCGCAGCAGGGCGACCCGGTGTGGCAGATCGCGCCGGGCACCGCGTTCGCCGACCTGCCGCCGCACTGGCGCTGCCCGCAGTGCGACGGCGATGCCGACCAGTTCATGGTGATCGACTGA
- a CDS encoding nickel-dependent hydrogenase large subunit → MGAYETQGFNMDNSGRRIVVDPVTRIEGHMRCEVNVDSNNVIRNAVSTGTMWRGLEVILKGRDPRDAWAFVERICGVCTGCHALTSVRAVEDALGIKIPLNAHLIREMMAKTLQVHDHAVHFYHLHALDWVDVVSALKADPKKTSELQQMVSPSHPLSSPGYFRDIQNRLKKFVESGQLGPFMNGYWGSKAYVLPPEANLMAVTHYLEALDLQKEWVKVHTIFGGKNPHPNYLVGGVPCAINIDGDGAVGAPITMERLNFVEARIKEMIEFNNNVYVPDVLAIGTIYKQAGWLYGGGLSATNVADYGTYEKVPYDHSTHQLPGGVILNGNWDEIHEIDPRDPEQVQEFVNHSWYKYADESKGLHPWDGVTEPNYVLGDKTKGSRTNIEEIDESAKYSWIKSPRWRGHAVEVGPLSRYILGYAHAAKGNKWCQRVKQQVDESAVAINSAIPKALGLPETSFSAKQLLPTTIGRTLARALESQYAAEMMMDDYKQLIGNIKAGDTSTANVEKWDPKTWPKEAKGVGTVAAPRGMLGHWIRIKDGRIENYQCVVPTTWNGSPRDTKGQIGAFEASLMNTPMVNPEQPVEILRTLHSFDPCLACSTHVMSEDGQELTTVKVR, encoded by the coding sequence ATGGGTGCTTACGAAACACAGGGTTTCAATATGGACAATTCGGGCCGGCGCATCGTCGTCGACCCGGTCACCCGCATCGAAGGTCACATGCGATGCGAGGTGAATGTCGACAGCAACAACGTCATCCGCAACGCGGTGTCGACCGGCACCATGTGGCGCGGCCTCGAAGTGATCCTGAAGGGTCGCGATCCGCGCGATGCCTGGGCCTTCGTCGAACGCATCTGCGGCGTCTGTACCGGCTGTCATGCGCTGACTTCGGTGCGCGCGGTGGAAGACGCGCTGGGCATCAAGATTCCGCTGAATGCGCACCTGATCCGCGAAATGATGGCGAAGACGCTGCAGGTGCATGACCACGCGGTGCACTTCTATCACCTGCACGCGCTCGACTGGGTGGACGTGGTGTCGGCGCTGAAGGCCGATCCGAAGAAGACCAGCGAACTGCAGCAGATGGTGTCGCCGTCGCACCCGCTGTCCTCGCCCGGTTACTTCCGCGACATCCAGAACCGGCTGAAGAAGTTCGTCGAAAGCGGCCAGCTTGGCCCCTTCATGAACGGCTACTGGGGCAGCAAGGCCTATGTGCTGCCGCCGGAAGCCAACCTGATGGCGGTCACCCACTACCTCGAAGCGCTCGACCTGCAGAAGGAGTGGGTCAAGGTGCACACCATCTTCGGCGGCAAGAACCCGCACCCGAACTACCTGGTGGGCGGGGTGCCCTGCGCCATCAACATCGACGGCGACGGCGCGGTCGGTGCCCCGATCACGATGGAACGCCTGAACTTCGTCGAGGCGCGCATCAAGGAGATGATCGAGTTCAACAACAACGTCTACGTGCCGGACGTGCTCGCCATCGGCACGATCTACAAGCAGGCCGGCTGGCTGTATGGCGGCGGCCTCTCCGCCACCAACGTGGCCGACTACGGTACCTACGAGAAGGTGCCCTACGACCACAGCACGCACCAGCTTCCGGGCGGCGTCATCCTCAACGGCAACTGGGACGAGATCCACGAAATCGACCCGCGTGACCCGGAGCAGGTGCAGGAGTTCGTCAATCACAGCTGGTACAAGTACGCCGACGAATCCAAGGGTCTGCACCCGTGGGACGGCGTGACCGAGCCGAACTACGTGCTCGGCGACAAGACCAAGGGCAGCCGCACCAACATCGAGGAGATCGACGAGAGCGCCAAGTACTCGTGGATCAAGTCGCCGCGCTGGCGCGGCCACGCGGTCGAGGTCGGCCCGCTGTCGCGCTACATCCTCGGCTATGCGCACGCCGCCAAGGGCAACAAGTGGTGCCAGCGCGTGAAGCAGCAGGTCGATGAGTCGGCAGTCGCCATCAACAGCGCCATCCCGAAGGCGCTCGGCCTGCCGGAAACCAGCTTCAGCGCCAAGCAGCTGCTGCCCACCACCATCGGTCGCACCCTGGCCCGCGCACTGGAAAGCCAGTACGCCGCCGAAATGATGATGGACGACTACAAGCAGCTGATCGGCAACATCAAGGCCGGCGACACCAGCACCGCCAACGTCGAGAAGTGGGACCCGAAGACCTGGCCGAAGGAAGCCAAGGGCGTCGGCACGGTGGCCGCGCCGCGCGGCATGCTGGGCCACTGGATCCGCATCAAGGACGGCCGCATCGAGAACTACCAGTGCGTCGTGCCGACCACCTGGAACGGCAGCCCGCGCGACACCAAGGGCCAGATCGGCGCCTTCGAGGCCAGCCTGATGAACACGCCGATGGTGAACCCGGAACAGCCGGTCGAAATCCTGCGCACGCTGCATTCCTTCGACCCCTGCCTCGCCTGCTCGACGCACGTGATGAGCGAGGACGGCCAGGAACTGACCACGGTGAAGGTGCGCTGA
- the hybE gene encoding [NiFe]-hydrogenase assembly chaperone HybE — MTDPMLAYRLSALEALFRQIADTRMAGLPIMNAALRVELVGFELCASEPDLPAAASGVLVTPWFMNLLRLPLAREDDLGRVGVTRRLALGRERFDFIGAHEAAIGTFDACSLFSPMFDFASQDTAVATAQAVLARLREPLPEVAKDVAEQPERPARRGFLFGRSRTP; from the coding sequence ATGACCGACCCGATGCTCGCCTACCGCCTCAGCGCCCTCGAAGCGCTGTTCCGTCAGATCGCCGACACCCGCATGGCCGGGCTGCCGATCATGAACGCGGCGCTGCGCGTCGAGCTGGTCGGTTTCGAGCTGTGCGCATCGGAACCCGATCTGCCGGCGGCCGCGAGCGGCGTGCTGGTGACGCCGTGGTTCATGAATCTGTTGCGCCTGCCGCTGGCGCGCGAGGACGACTTGGGGCGCGTCGGCGTCACGCGCCGGCTGGCACTCGGGCGCGAACGCTTCGATTTCATCGGCGCGCACGAAGCGGCCATCGGCACCTTCGATGCCTGTTCGCTGTTTTCGCCGATGTTTGATTTCGCGTCGCAGGACACCGCCGTCGCCACCGCGCAGGCGGTGCTGGCGCGACTGCGCGAACCGCTGCCCGAGGTGGCGAAGGATGTGGCCGAACAGCCGGAACGCCCGGCCCGCCGTGGCTTCCTGTTCGGGCGGAGCCGCACGCCATGA
- a CDS encoding Kae1-like domain-containing protein, producing the protein MSPRLPTVLAAGAWLKNAACLFEDGRAVWSPMHGDLGDPAACVALEQSLDQLRAQSCTPIEAIAHDLHPDFYSTQLAVALADRLRVPAVGVQHHHAHIAAVMAEHGLTEPVVGLALDGVGLGTDGVAWGGELLWVAPGDWRRLGHLWPLRLAGGDVAAREPWRMAAAAMQTLGRGADIEARYTAAVGAQAARTVARMLDSGLNSPPTTSTGRWFDAAAGALGLSVRQSHEAEAAIALESAAKRWFAAHGEPTLDSVVEVAGDSMLDLRPLLARLLDWPDGNADEAAAWFHVALADGLAQWAIAAAQATQVDTVCLGGGCFMNALLTRRVTLRLQSRGLRVLRPQATSCGDAGLALGQAWAVAQQIHLAPGVLTESLSCV; encoded by the coding sequence ATGAGCCCCCGGCTCCCCACCGTGCTGGCGGCCGGCGCCTGGCTGAAGAACGCCGCCTGCCTGTTCGAGGACGGTCGCGCGGTCTGGTCGCCGATGCACGGCGACCTCGGCGACCCGGCCGCCTGCGTCGCGCTGGAACAGTCGCTCGACCAGCTGCGCGCGCAGTCCTGTACGCCGATCGAAGCGATCGCGCATGACCTGCACCCCGATTTCTACAGCACGCAGCTGGCGGTCGCGCTGGCCGACCGACTGCGCGTGCCGGCCGTCGGCGTGCAGCATCACCACGCGCACATCGCCGCCGTGATGGCCGAGCACGGCCTGACCGAACCGGTGGTCGGGCTGGCGCTGGACGGCGTCGGCCTCGGCACCGACGGCGTGGCCTGGGGCGGCGAACTGCTGTGGGTGGCGCCCGGCGACTGGCGCCGGCTCGGCCACCTGTGGCCGCTGCGACTGGCCGGCGGCGACGTCGCCGCGCGCGAGCCCTGGCGCATGGCCGCCGCGGCGATGCAGACGCTGGGTCGCGGCGCTGACATCGAAGCGCGTTACACCGCGGCGGTCGGCGCCCAGGCCGCACGCACCGTCGCCCGCATGCTGGACAGCGGCCTGAACAGCCCGCCCACCACCAGCACCGGCCGCTGGTTCGACGCCGCGGCCGGCGCGCTCGGTTTGAGCGTGCGCCAGTCGCACGAGGCCGAAGCCGCCATCGCGCTCGAATCGGCCGCCAAGCGCTGGTTTGCCGCGCACGGCGAGCCGACGCTGGACAGCGTCGTCGAGGTCGCCGGCGACAGCATGCTCGACCTGCGTCCGCTGCTCGCCCGCCTGCTCGACTGGCCGGACGGCAATGCCGACGAAGCCGCCGCCTGGTTTCATGTGGCGCTGGCCGACGGCCTCGCGCAGTGGGCGATCGCCGCCGCGCAGGCCACCCAGGTCGATACCGTCTGCCTCGGCGGCGGCTGTTTCATGAATGCGCTGCTGACGCGCCGCGTCACACTGCGGCTGCAGAGCCGCGGCCTGCGCGTACTGCGGCCGCAGGCCACTTCCTGTGGCGATGCCGGTCTGGCCCTCGGCCAGGCCTGGGCGGTCGCGCAGCAGATCCATCTCGCACCCGGCGTGCTCACGGAGTCCCTGTCATGTGTCTAG
- the cybH gene encoding Ni/Fe-hydrogenase, b-type cytochrome subunit: MSATTEKLSHATGIDEGAVAHGRSIKSVYVYEAPVRIWHWINALAITVLALTGYFIGSPLPTQPGEASANFLMGYIRFAHFAAGYVLAVGLLGRTYWAIVGNHHARELYWVPLLTKAYWVEVLGMLKWYAFMSPRPGRYVGHNPLARFAMFFGYLVLTVFMICTGFALYGEGAQMGSWQERLFGWVIPLMGQSQDVHTWHHLGMWALIVFIILHVYAAIREDIMGRSSVVSTMISGHRTFKD, encoded by the coding sequence ATGTCCGCAACTACTGAAAAGCTGTCCCACGCCACCGGTATTGACGAGGGGGCGGTTGCCCACGGCCGCTCGATCAAGTCGGTCTACGTGTATGAAGCCCCGGTGCGCATCTGGCACTGGATCAACGCGCTGGCGATCACGGTGCTCGCGCTGACCGGCTACTTCATCGGCTCGCCGCTGCCGACGCAGCCGGGTGAAGCCAGCGCCAACTTCCTGATGGGCTACATCCGCTTCGCCCACTTCGCCGCCGGCTACGTGCTGGCGGTGGGGCTGCTCGGCCGTACCTACTGGGCCATCGTCGGCAACCACCACGCACGCGAGCTGTACTGGGTGCCGCTGCTGACCAAGGCCTACTGGGTCGAAGTGCTCGGCATGCTGAAGTGGTACGCCTTCATGAGCCCGCGTCCGGGCCGCTACGTGGGTCACAACCCGCTGGCGCGCTTCGCGATGTTCTTCGGCTACCTGGTGCTCACCGTGTTCATGATCTGCACCGGCTTCGCGCTGTACGGCGAAGGCGCGCAGATGGGCTCGTGGCAGGAGCGGCTGTTCGGCTGGGTGATTCCGCTGATGGGCCAGTCGCAGGACGTGCATACCTGGCACCACCTCGGCATGTGGGCGCTCATCGTGTTCATCATCCTGCATGTCTATGCGGCCATCCGCGAAGACATCATGGGCCGCTCCAGCGTGGTGAGCACGATGATTTCCGGCCACCGCACCTTCAAGGACTGA
- a CDS encoding HyaD/HybD family hydrogenase maturation endopeptidase codes for MNPNPSGCSCHPLRDSIVVLGIGNVLWADEGFGVRCVEALQQRVEFDDGAADAPEVQLIDGGTQGLYLVQHVQAADCLLIFDAIDYGLEPGTLKCIANDDVPRFMGAKKMSLHQTGFQEVLMLAQLTGQYPREVLLIGCQPEELEDYGGSLRPSVRRAMDEALALGLDTLRRWGARPVPRTTPLTERECITFAELELTRYEGERPPEDVACRSGDARFFPSLEG; via the coding sequence ATGAACCCGAATCCGTCCGGATGCAGCTGTCACCCACTCCGTGACAGCATCGTCGTGCTCGGCATCGGCAATGTGCTGTGGGCCGACGAAGGCTTCGGCGTGCGCTGCGTCGAAGCGCTGCAGCAGCGCGTCGAGTTCGACGACGGCGCCGCTGACGCCCCGGAAGTGCAGCTGATCGACGGCGGCACCCAGGGCCTCTATCTGGTGCAGCACGTGCAGGCGGCCGACTGCCTGCTCATCTTCGACGCCATCGACTACGGCCTCGAGCCGGGCACGCTCAAGTGCATCGCCAACGACGACGTGCCGCGCTTCATGGGCGCGAAGAAAATGAGCCTGCACCAGACCGGTTTCCAGGAGGTGCTGATGCTGGCTCAGCTGACCGGTCAGTACCCGCGCGAAGTGCTGCTGATCGGCTGCCAGCCGGAAGAGCTGGAGGACTACGGCGGCAGCCTGCGCCCCTCGGTGCGCCGGGCGATGGACGAAGCGCTGGCGCTCGGGCTGGACACGCTGCGTCGCTGGGGCGCCCGGCCGGTGCCGCGCACCACGCCGCTGACCGAGCGCGAGTGCATCACCTTCGCCGAGCTCGAACTGACGCGCTACGAAGGCGAGCGCCCGCCGGAAGACGTCGCCTGCCGCAGCGGCGATGCCCGCTTCTTTCCGTCGCTGGAGGGCTGA
- a CDS encoding hydrogenase small subunit: METFYEVMRRQGISRRSFLKYCSLTATSLGLGPAFVPQIAHAMETKPRTPVLWLHGLECTCCSESFIRSAHPLAKDVVLSMISLDYDDTLMAAAGHQAEAILEEIMTKYKGNYILAVEGNPPLNQDGMSCIIGGKPFIDQLKHVAKDAKAIISWGSCASWGCVQAAKPNPTQATPVHKVIFDKPIIKVPGCPPIAEVMTGVITYMLTFDRIPELDRQGRPKMFYSQRIHDKCYRRPHFDAGQFVEAWDDESARKGYCLYKVGCKGPTTYNACSTVRWNEGTSFPIQAGHGCIGCSEDGFWDKGSFYDRLTDIHQFGIEANADQVGATAAGVVGAAAVAHAAVSAIKRASHKHDNGSTTTVDH, encoded by the coding sequence ATGGAAACCTTCTATGAGGTGATGCGCCGGCAGGGCATCTCGCGCCGCAGTTTCCTGAAGTACTGTTCGCTGACGGCCACCTCGCTCGGCCTCGGCCCGGCCTTCGTGCCGCAGATCGCCCACGCGATGGAAACCAAGCCGCGCACCCCGGTGTTGTGGCTGCACGGTCTGGAATGCACCTGCTGTTCCGAATCCTTCATCCGCTCGGCCCACCCGCTGGCGAAGGACGTGGTGCTGTCGATGATCTCGCTCGACTACGACGACACGCTGATGGCCGCCGCAGGGCACCAGGCCGAGGCGATCCTCGAAGAGATCATGACCAAGTACAAGGGCAACTACATCCTGGCGGTCGAGGGCAACCCGCCGCTGAACCAGGATGGCATGAGCTGCATCATCGGCGGCAAGCCCTTCATCGACCAGCTCAAGCACGTTGCCAAGGACGCCAAGGCCATCATCTCCTGGGGTTCCTGTGCCAGCTGGGGCTGCGTGCAGGCGGCCAAGCCGAACCCGACGCAGGCCACCCCGGTGCACAAGGTCATCTTCGACAAGCCCATCATCAAGGTGCCGGGCTGCCCGCCGATCGCCGAGGTGATGACCGGCGTCATCACCTACATGCTCACCTTCGACCGCATCCCCGAGCTGGACCGCCAGGGCCGGCCGAAGATGTTCTACAGCCAGCGCATTCACGACAAGTGCTACCGCCGTCCGCACTTCGACGCCGGCCAGTTCGTCGAAGCCTGGGACGACGAGTCCGCGCGCAAGGGCTACTGCCTCTACAAGGTCGGCTGCAAGGGCCCGACCACCTACAACGCCTGCTCCACCGTGCGCTGGAACGAAGGCACGAGCTTCCCGATCCAGGCTGGCCACGGCTGCATCGGCTGCTCGGAAGACGGCTTCTGGGACAAGGGTTCGTTCTACGACCGCCTGACCGACATCCACCAGTTCGGCATCGAAGCCAACGCCGACCAGGTCGGCGCGACCGCCGCCGGTGTGGTCGGTGCGGCCGCGGTGGCGCACGCCGCGGTATCGGCGATCAAGCGCGCCTCGCACAAGCACGACAACGGCTCGACGACGACGGTCGATCACTGA
- the hypA gene encoding hydrogenase maturation nickel metallochaperone HypA, with translation MHEASLAGGILQLVERTAERERFARVTHLRLEAGQLAGVESRALRFALEAIAPGTLLDGARIDIDEPPGEAWCMDCSLTVQIAQRGDACAHCGGYRLQPTGGTELKVIDMQVED, from the coding sequence ATGCATGAAGCCAGTCTGGCCGGCGGCATCCTGCAACTGGTCGAACGCACCGCCGAACGCGAGCGTTTCGCCCGCGTCACGCATCTGCGGCTGGAGGCGGGTCAGCTGGCCGGCGTCGAGTCGCGCGCGCTGCGCTTCGCGCTCGAAGCCATCGCCCCCGGCACGCTGCTCGACGGCGCGCGCATCGATATCGACGAACCACCGGGCGAAGCCTGGTGCATGGACTGCAGTCTCACCGTGCAGATCGCGCAGCGCGGCGACGCCTGCGCGCATTGCGGTGGTTACAGGCTGCAGCCGACCGGCGGCACCGAACTGAAGGTGATCGACATGCAGGTAGAGGATTGA
- a CDS encoding HypC/HybG/HupF family hydrogenase formation chaperone has protein sequence MCLGIPMQVMAVEAGHAQCVGRLGLRRVRTALVGDVAIGEWLLVFLDSAQERIAVERAREVDATLDLIEAVMQGEGGDGAAAFALPSAMSSEQLRALSGARPEVQDNSHDNSHDTTQGEIA, from the coding sequence GTGTGCCTGGGCATTCCAATGCAGGTGATGGCGGTCGAGGCCGGGCACGCGCAGTGCGTCGGCCGTCTCGGCCTGCGCCGCGTGCGTACCGCGCTGGTCGGTGACGTGGCGATCGGCGAATGGCTGCTGGTGTTTCTCGACAGCGCGCAGGAACGCATTGCGGTCGAGCGTGCGCGCGAAGTCGACGCCACGCTGGACCTGATCGAAGCCGTCATGCAGGGCGAAGGTGGCGACGGCGCTGCCGCCTTCGCACTGCCGTCGGCGATGAGCAGCGAACAACTGCGGGCGCTGTCCGGCGCCCGCCCGGAAGTGCAGGACAACTCGCACGACAACTCGCACGACACCACGCAGGGAGAAATCGCATGA
- a CDS encoding thioredoxin domain-containing protein, with protein sequence MSIEAASSEALVTLPVAAPAAVSPLIDRLVSAHGATWLTADNVADWAAAGGDRVILLAGDPVRFPEALDVAVVLPELRQHFAQRFAVGVAVREHEDAIAKRYGSIRWPALVFVRDGQYVTVLSGMLDWDVYVERVAEALAMAASRAPTIGIPVRNGSASDSSCH encoded by the coding sequence ATGAGCATCGAAGCCGCATCATCCGAAGCGCTCGTCACACTGCCGGTCGCCGCGCCGGCAGCGGTGTCGCCGCTGATCGACCGCCTGGTCAGCGCGCACGGCGCGACCTGGCTCACCGCCGACAACGTCGCCGACTGGGCGGCCGCCGGCGGCGACCGCGTCATCCTGCTGGCCGGCGACCCGGTGCGCTTCCCGGAAGCGCTCGACGTCGCGGTGGTGCTGCCCGAACTGCGCCAGCACTTCGCGCAGCGCTTCGCCGTCGGCGTCGCCGTCCGCGAACACGAGGACGCCATTGCCAAACGCTACGGCTCGATCCGCTGGCCGGCGCTGGTGTTCGTGCGCGACGGCCAGTACGTCACCGTGCTGTCCGGCATGCTCGACTGGGACGTCTATGTCGAGCGCGTCGCCGAAGCGCTGGCGATGGCCGCGTCGCGTGCGCCCACCATCGGTATCCCGGTGCGCAATGGCAGCGCATCCGATTCTTCCTGTCACTGA
- a CDS encoding hydrogenase expression/formation protein — translation MKEFPAFPIPVAVIGPGTQVEDETLQYINMPQGMETFRPPILPEPEELVGHEQAHLALRDVLACLDATRNDGRNRSIDLTRLPPEDLKLINQVMGEGEVSAQVRTEGDAAHHVAVQESVFAGVWRVIVSDDGRVVSDTMEVGAIPQVLRTSAADDLWFTVPRWQGALPPNVQNAPALLAEIEDQWRGWKPGKPAHVVNLTLLPMSNEDIGFMDHHLGTGRVLILSRGYGNCRITNTRVPNTWRVVYYNSQDVVILNTVEVTALPEVAMAAKEDLEDSFERLTEVLAWVEGN, via the coding sequence GTGAAAGAATTTCCCGCATTCCCGATTCCGGTCGCCGTCATCGGCCCGGGCACCCAGGTCGAGGACGAAACGCTGCAGTACATCAACATGCCGCAGGGCATGGAAACCTTTCGTCCGCCCATCCTGCCGGAGCCGGAAGAGCTGGTCGGCCACGAACAGGCGCATCTGGCGCTGCGCGACGTGCTGGCCTGTCTCGATGCCACCCGCAACGACGGCCGCAACCGTAGCATCGACCTGACCCGGCTGCCGCCCGAGGACCTGAAGCTGATCAACCAGGTCATGGGCGAGGGCGAAGTGAGCGCGCAGGTGCGCACCGAAGGCGACGCCGCGCACCACGTGGCGGTGCAGGAGTCCGTGTTCGCCGGCGTCTGGCGCGTCATCGTCAGTGACGACGGGCGGGTGGTGTCCGACACGATGGAGGTCGGCGCGATACCGCAAGTGCTGCGCACCTCGGCCGCCGACGACCTGTGGTTCACCGTGCCGCGCTGGCAGGGCGCGCTGCCGCCCAATGTGCAGAACGCGCCGGCGCTGCTGGCCGAGATCGAGGACCAGTGGCGCGGCTGGAAGCCGGGCAAGCCGGCGCACGTCGTGAATCTGACCCTGCTGCCGATGTCGAACGAGGACATCGGCTTCATGGACCACCACCTCGGCACCGGCCGCGTGCTCATCCTGTCGCGCGGCTACGGCAACTGCCGCATCACCAACACGCGCGTGCCCAATACCTGGCGCGTCGTCTATTACAACTCGCAGGACGTGGTCATCCTGAACACGGTCGAAGTGACGGCGCTGCCGGAGGTCGCGATGGCGGCGAAGGAAGACCTGGAGGATTCGTTCGAGCGCCTGACCGAGGTGCTGGCCTGGGTGGAAGGCAACTGA
- a CDS encoding HupE/UreJ family protein has product MLAAGAAQAHEGHGAHGLAAGLAHPFAGVDHLLAMIAVGVWSAAALPAAHRLAGPAFFLLALLAGALIGVQTGAGAFVEAGVALSVALFGVLLLARRQLPAVAGFALLAAAGALHGVAHGAEWAAGSSFAAYAAGFMFGSALLHAVGLVAGSWLARVPAWVWRVQAAGVGAAGLFMFASRI; this is encoded by the coding sequence ATGCTGGCAGCCGGTGCGGCCCAGGCGCATGAAGGTCACGGCGCACACGGTCTGGCGGCGGGTCTGGCGCATCCCTTTGCCGGTGTCGATCACCTGCTGGCGATGATTGCGGTCGGCGTGTGGTCGGCGGCGGCCCTGCCGGCCGCGCATCGCCTGGCCGGCCCGGCCTTCTTCCTGCTCGCATTGCTGGCCGGTGCCCTGATCGGCGTGCAGACCGGTGCCGGCGCTTTCGTCGAAGCCGGTGTCGCACTGAGCGTCGCGCTGTTCGGCGTGCTGCTGCTGGCACGTCGTCAGCTGCCCGCAGTCGCCGGCTTCGCGCTGCTTGCGGCCGCCGGTGCGCTGCACGGCGTGGCGCATGGCGCCGAGTGGGCGGCAGGCAGTTCCTTCGCTGCCTACGCTGCGGGCTTCATGTTCGGTTCGGCCCTGCTGCACGCGGTCGGTCTGGTCGCCGGCAGCTGGCTGGCGCGCGTGCCGGCCTGGGTCTGGCGCGTGCAGGCGGCAGGTGTCGGCGCCGCCGGCCTGTTCATGTTCGCGTCGCGCATCTGA